The genomic stretch CTGCGTCGGCGGTCGCTGCGCCGGCGGTCGTGGGAGATGTCGAGGGTGCCGGTGTGGTCGCGGAGGAACTGGTAGCCGTGCGGGCTGGTCCACAGATACGACCCGGGTTCGAGGACGTGGTAGGTCCAGCCGCCGTGGGTCTTCAACCGGTGATGTCGGCGGCACAGGGGGGCGATCGAGCACACACAGGTCGGTCCGCCCCTGTTGTGGGGGATCACGTGGTCGCGGTCGCAGGGATGCTCATCGGCTCTGAGTGGTCGGGCGGGTCGGGTGCAGGTGAGTCGGCCCGGGGCGCGGTGCCTCGGTTGCTCGGGGTCGGTTTCCCCGGGCCGCTCTCCGAACCCGGCGTGCGGCTTTCACCGCACCGGGCTCTCCACGGTTTCTGCACTCAGGCTGGTTCGGACAGGCGGATGAAGGGGTTGGGGATCGCGTTGCCCCGGTAGCGGTACCGACGGATCGGGATGCTGGTGGGGTTGAACAGGTCGATCTCGTCCGCGTGGATGGGTCGCCACCGGCCCGTGGGGCCGACCAGCCAGTTGCGGATGTCGTGCCACTTCCAACGGTGTCGGGTGCGCTGCCAGTGCACGATCCGCCACCAGGTGAACTGCCTGAGGTGGTCGAAGGTGCGGGTAGCGGCCGCGTGCCGGAAGTAGTTCGCCCAGCCACGCGTGATCTGGTTGATCCGGATCAGCGTGTCCTTCAGGTCCGCCTGTGATGTCCTGCGGGTCAGGGCACGGATCTTCGCCTTCACCGACTGCAGGGCTCGTTGGGCCGGGAAGGTGTAGACGTACCACTTGTTGGTGCCCCTCTTGCGGTCCCACCGGATGTGGAACCCGAGGAAGTCGAACCCCTCGCTCATGTGCACGATCCGGGTCTTGGCCGGCGACAGCCGCAGCCCCATCGGTTCCAGCACACGAACGATCTCCTCGCGCAACTCGGTCAGGTGGGGTTCGGACCCATCGGTGAGCACCACGAAGTCGTCCGCGTAGCGGACCAGGCGCCAGTTCGGCAGGTCTTTCCACCTCCTCCTGCGTCGCCGCATTGCTGTGGACATCTCCGCCCCCGGTGACCATGACGCGTGCAGTGCCTCGTCGAGGACCGACAGCGCGATGTTGGCCAGCAGTGGTGAGAGGATGCCGCCTTGCGGTGTCCCGGTGTGGGTGTCCTCGA from Actinomycetota bacterium encodes the following:
- the ltrA gene encoding group II intron reverse transcriptase/maturase, which produces MAADASVNIGAPPVREYPAAWVSQIQTKLHSWAAADPGRRFDDLFNLVHDPATLIVAWNRVADNRGAKTAGSDGWTVARIEREVGTHKFLDDLRSLIKCGEYRPQPVRERKIPKPGGSGKVRRLGIPTVTDRVVQAALKLVLEPIFEADFVPVSYGFRPHRRAHDAIAEIHLFGSQGYRWVLDADIEACFDRIDHTALMGRVRGRVKDKRVLALVRAFLKAGILSELGEFEDTHTGTPQGGILSPLLANIALSVLDEALHASWSPGAEMSTAMRRRRRRWKDLPNWRLVRYADDFVVLTDGSEPHLTELREEIVRVLEPMGLRLSPAKTRIVHMSEGFDFLGFHIRWDRKRGTNKWYVYTFPAQRALQSVKAKIRALTRRTSQADLKDTLIRINQITRGWANYFRHAAATRTFDHLRQFTWWRIVHWQRTRHRWKWHDIRNWLVGPTGRWRPIHADEIDLFNPTSIPIRRYRYRGNAIPNPFIRLSEPA